The following proteins are encoded in a genomic region of Tenacibaculum sp. 190524A05c:
- the yaaA gene encoding peroxide stress protein YaaA: protein MKIIISPAKSLDFESKPNVTEFTEPRFLEQSQKLNKKLKTLSRKKLSELMKISNDLASLNYDRNQSWELPFTSDNAKQAVYSFTGEVFRGIDVNTIEENKVSVLQDKLRILSGLYGLLKPLDLIQPYRLEMGTRLKVGRKDNLYQFWGDTLANALNEELKDDELLINLASSEYFKALPKKVLKVPMITPVFKDFKNGQYKTIMTFAKKARGLMVRYIIENDVENLEDLKSFDVDGYRFTEEMSTEHDLVFTR, encoded by the coding sequence ATGAAGATTATTATTTCTCCTGCAAAATCATTGGATTTTGAATCTAAACCAAATGTAACAGAATTTACTGAACCTCGTTTTTTAGAGCAATCGCAAAAACTGAACAAAAAGTTAAAGACATTATCAAGAAAGAAATTGTCTGAATTAATGAAGATTTCAAATGACTTAGCTTCATTAAACTACGATAGAAATCAATCTTGGGAACTACCTTTTACTTCGGATAATGCTAAACAGGCAGTTTATAGTTTTACTGGTGAAGTATTTAGAGGTATAGATGTAAATACAATAGAAGAGAATAAAGTTTCTGTTTTACAAGATAAACTTCGAATTTTATCGGGTCTTTATGGTTTGTTAAAACCTTTAGATTTAATTCAGCCATATCGTTTGGAAATGGGTACGAGATTAAAGGTAGGAAGAAAAGATAATTTATATCAATTTTGGGGAGATACTCTAGCAAATGCGTTAAACGAAGAATTGAAAGATGATGAATTGTTAATTAATCTGGCGAGTTCAGAGTATTTCAAAGCACTACCAAAAAAGGTTTTGAAGGTTCCAATGATTACTCCTGTTTTTAAAGATTTTAAAAATGGACAATATAAAACCATCATGACCTTTGCTAAAAAGGCCAGAGGTTTAATGGTTCGTTATATTATAGAAAATGATGTCGAAAATCTAGAAGACTTAAAATCATTCGATGTTGATGGCTACAGATTTACTGAAGAGATGTCAACTGAACATGATTTGGTTTTTACTAGATAG
- a CDS encoding L-serine ammonia-lyase, giving the protein MHQFISVFDMLKIGVGPSSSHTLGPWRAAQNWIQKLKNENLFVEVNSIKVDLYGSLSLTGKGHATDLAVALGLSGTDPEFIPIDDIEGIIELIKKNNKLQFDATQSLDFSMSSIVFNREFLPFHANGLTFRGFDKNNKEISTETYYSIGGGFVIQEGNQNKNLEETQKTFPYPINKAVDLDRYCKEQQKSISEIVFENETVLNSPDEIYDKLDNIWNTMLECMYIGCHTEGILPGGLNVKRRAFSTHEKLIKDTTYSGIEEWISGIRGTEVKFREILKWVSCLALAVNEVNASLGRVVTAPTNGSAGVIPAVLMYYMVIENHNATIEHVRKFLLTAGEIGSLFKKNATISAAMGGCQAEIGVSSAMAAAALTELLGGTPSQCLEASEIAMEHHLGLTCDPIGGLVQIPCIERNAMGAIKAINAAELALERNPEDAVVPLDKVIETMWETAKDMNRNYKETSEGGLAITVGLADC; this is encoded by the coding sequence ATGCATCAATTTATTAGTGTCTTTGACATGCTAAAAATAGGAGTTGGTCCGTCCAGCTCTCATACTTTAGGTCCTTGGAGAGCTGCTCAAAATTGGATTCAAAAACTAAAGAACGAAAACCTTTTCGTAGAAGTCAATTCAATTAAAGTTGATTTATATGGTTCTTTATCTTTAACTGGAAAGGGGCATGCCACTGATTTAGCGGTAGCTTTAGGTTTAAGTGGTACTGATCCAGAATTCATTCCGATTGATGATATTGAAGGAATAATTGAACTCATAAAAAAGAACAACAAACTTCAATTTGACGCAACTCAATCATTAGATTTCTCAATGAGTTCCATTGTGTTTAATAGAGAATTTTTACCTTTTCATGCAAATGGATTAACCTTTAGAGGTTTTGATAAAAACAATAAAGAAATCTCTACCGAAACGTATTATTCAATTGGAGGTGGGTTTGTTATCCAAGAGGGAAATCAAAACAAAAACTTAGAAGAAACACAAAAAACCTTTCCATATCCAATAAATAAAGCTGTTGATTTAGACAGATACTGTAAAGAGCAACAAAAATCAATTTCTGAAATAGTTTTTGAAAATGAAACCGTTTTAAACTCACCTGACGAAATTTATGATAAGTTAGATAACATCTGGAATACAATGCTAGAATGCATGTATATTGGTTGTCATACAGAAGGAATTTTACCAGGTGGTTTAAATGTAAAAAGAAGAGCATTTTCCACACATGAAAAACTGATTAAAGACACCACATATAGTGGAATTGAGGAGTGGATCTCTGGAATACGTGGTACTGAAGTTAAATTCAGAGAAATTTTAAAATGGGTAAGTTGTTTGGCTTTAGCAGTAAATGAAGTAAACGCTTCATTAGGAAGAGTTGTAACCGCGCCTACGAATGGAAGTGCTGGAGTTATACCTGCTGTTTTAATGTACTATATGGTTATTGAAAATCATAACGCTACAATTGAACATGTTAGAAAGTTCCTATTAACCGCTGGAGAAATTGGAAGTCTGTTCAAAAAGAATGCTACTATCTCTGCCGCTATGGGAGGTTGTCAAGCTGAAATTGGAGTGTCTTCTGCAATGGCTGCAGCAGCGTTAACAGAATTATTAGGAGGAACTCCTTCTCAATGTCTTGAAGCTTCTGAAATTGCCATGGAACACCATTTAGGTTTAACTTGCGATCCCATTGGAGGTTTAGTTCAAATTCCATGCATCGAAAGGAACGCAATGGGAGCAATTAAAGCAATTAACGCTGCTGAGTTAGCTCTTGAACGAAATCCTGAAGACGCTGTTGTTCCTCTTGATAAAGTTATTGAAACCATGTGGGAAACAGCTAAAGATATGAACAGAAATTATAAAGAAACTTCTGAAGGTGGATTAGCTATTACAGTTGGTTTAGCTGATTGTTAA
- a CDS encoding DUF2853 family protein — MSKFDEKVELYKKFMNDKGLSFDADLLSAVTKGLGPSIYKKDAETVSGTDPKELETVKKNFLIKKLGLADGPKLDEGIAEVIEQVGKSERNKYRAVVYYLLAKKFGKESVYGK, encoded by the coding sequence ATGAGCAAATTCGACGAAAAAGTGGAGCTGTACAAAAAATTTATGAATGACAAAGGATTAAGTTTTGATGCAGATTTATTATCAGCAGTTACTAAAGGTTTAGGACCTTCTATCTACAAAAAAGATGCTGAAACAGTTTCTGGAACTGACCCTAAAGAACTTGAAACAGTTAAGAAAAACTTCTTAATCAAGAAATTAGGTTTAGCAGATGGCCCAAAATTAGATGAAGGGATTGCTGAGGTAATCGAACAAGTTGGTAAGTCGGAAAGAAATAAATACCGTGCGGTTGTATACTATCTTTTAGCGAAAAAGTTTGGTAAAGAATCAGTTTACGGAAAGTAA
- a CDS encoding tetratricopeptide repeat protein codes for MSLSKFESMLKTNDVYFFDATEFEQIIQHYLNIGKHALAKKAIQLGLSQHPHSIALKLLKIEVFIFEDNFESAVTLITEIEAVEPHNDELFIQKAVILSKYKKHKEAIEVLKKSLDYVEDPVDIWAMIGMEYLYLDDYDNARLNFAKCIDVDFEDYSSLYNIVYCFEMQEDFEQSIKFLEKYIDKNPYSEVAWHQLGKQYFEVQDYENALRAFDYAVIIDESFIGGYLEKAKTLEQLGSYEEAIENYLVTLELDDPTAYAYVRIGQCYEKLESPGTAIEYYKKAVYEDPLLDKAWLLLTNLYFEAENYQKAVYYINKALQIDDSNIMYWRKYAEINVKLNFFEETVNAFQKCIELGDIDIEIYIALADVLMYLGEFKDALQILIKAKKTYKEFAELEYRLFGLFMIDEKEDYAYMHLKNALSIDFEGHSLIEDLFPVISKEEKTKHIIAQYS; via the coding sequence ATGTCTTTATCAAAGTTTGAATCTATGTTAAAAACTAATGACGTGTATTTTTTTGATGCTACAGAATTTGAACAGATTATACAGCATTATTTAAATATAGGGAAACACGCATTAGCCAAGAAAGCAATCCAGCTTGGATTGAGTCAACATCCACACTCTATTGCTCTTAAATTATTAAAAATTGAAGTTTTTATTTTTGAAGATAATTTTGAGTCAGCTGTAACTTTGATAACAGAAATTGAAGCTGTAGAACCACATAATGACGAGCTTTTTATTCAAAAGGCTGTTATCCTTTCCAAGTATAAGAAGCATAAAGAAGCTATAGAAGTTCTGAAAAAGTCATTGGATTATGTAGAGGATCCAGTTGATATTTGGGCAATGATCGGTATGGAGTATTTGTATCTTGACGATTACGATAATGCCAGATTGAACTTTGCAAAGTGTATAGATGTTGATTTTGAAGATTACTCTTCGTTATACAATATCGTTTATTGCTTTGAGATGCAGGAAGACTTTGAACAATCGATTAAATTCTTAGAAAAGTATATTGATAAAAATCCATACAGCGAGGTGGCTTGGCATCAATTAGGGAAACAATATTTCGAAGTTCAAGATTATGAAAATGCATTGAGAGCCTTTGATTATGCCGTGATTATTGATGAATCTTTTATTGGAGGTTATCTAGAGAAAGCCAAGACTTTGGAACAGTTAGGTTCATATGAAGAGGCAATTGAAAATTACTTGGTGACTCTTGAATTAGATGATCCTACTGCATACGCTTACGTGAGGATAGGACAGTGTTATGAAAAATTGGAATCTCCAGGAACGGCAATCGAATATTACAAAAAAGCCGTTTATGAAGATCCATTGTTAGATAAAGCTTGGTTATTATTGACTAACTTGTATTTCGAGGCAGAGAATTATCAGAAGGCGGTTTATTACATAAATAAAGCATTACAAATTGACGATTCTAATATTATGTATTGGAGAAAGTATGCTGAAATTAATGTGAAATTGAATTTTTTCGAAGAAACCGTTAATGCTTTTCAAAAGTGTATAGAACTTGGTGATATAGATATTGAAATATACATAGCTCTTGCCGATGTTTTGATGTATTTAGGGGAGTTTAAGGATGCACTTCAAATATTAATTAAAGCCAAAAAAACGTACAAAGAATTTGCGGAATTAGAATATCGATTATTCGGTTTGTTTATGATCGATGAAAAAGAAGATTATGCATATATGCATTTAAAGAATGCATTAAGTATAGATTTTGAAGGTCATTCTTTAATTGAAGATTTATTTCCAGTTATTTCAAAAGAAGAAAAAACTAAACATATAATAGCTCAGTATTCTTAA
- a CDS encoding sodium:solute symporter family protein: MKLTLLDYSIIIVFFIVSLLIGIRASKTAGKNSSEFFLSGRNMPWWLLGVSMVATTFAADTPGLVTELVRNNGVSGNWVWWAMLLTGMLTVFFYAKLWRKSGITTDLEFYELRYSGKIAGFLRGFRAIYLGVIFNIITMAGVCLAGAKIAAILLGISQVEMLIYSSIIVVIYSSLGGLKGVLLTDFVQFIIAMIGSIWATIYIVNLPEIGGISELLSQPNVSNKLNILPDFSDTESLITLFIIPFAVQWWSTWYPGAEPGGGGYIAQRMLAAKDEKNATWATLFFNFAHYALRPWPWIVVGLASLVLFPDLQSINETFPNITKEMQGEDVAYAAMMTYLPAGLLGIVLTSLIAAFMSTISTQLNWGSSYVVNDFYARFVNTNASEKQKVVVGRITTALLMLCAALFSFYLQSAKDVFDLLLQIGAGTGLLFILRWFWHRINPYSEIAAMIISFSIAIFFFINGKLDDPFISIPGYMQLVLGVSITTVGWILVTLLTKPTQEETLKNFNTLIFGSENKFKNIGSKVVAFFTGTIGIYCFLFATGNWIYGETVKAVILSVVSIVCMIIIQQLWKRKLLE; this comes from the coding sequence ATGAAACTTACCTTACTTGATTACAGCATCATTATTGTTTTTTTTATTGTCTCTTTATTAATTGGAATTAGAGCTTCAAAAACAGCTGGGAAAAATAGTTCAGAATTTTTCCTTTCTGGAAGAAACATGCCATGGTGGTTACTTGGAGTATCAATGGTAGCTACAACTTTTGCTGCAGATACCCCTGGATTAGTAACTGAATTGGTAAGAAACAACGGAGTTTCAGGAAACTGGGTTTGGTGGGCAATGCTTTTAACAGGTATGCTTACTGTATTTTTCTATGCAAAATTGTGGAGAAAATCTGGTATAACAACCGACCTTGAATTTTACGAGTTACGTTATTCTGGCAAGATTGCTGGGTTTTTAAGAGGTTTTAGAGCCATTTATTTAGGTGTAATATTCAACATAATTACAATGGCTGGTGTGTGTTTAGCTGGAGCGAAAATAGCGGCTATCCTATTAGGCATTTCACAAGTTGAAATGTTAATATACTCCTCAATTATAGTTGTCATCTATTCATCATTAGGTGGATTAAAAGGTGTACTATTAACAGATTTTGTCCAATTCATTATTGCAATGATTGGTTCAATTTGGGCAACAATTTATATTGTTAACTTACCTGAAATCGGTGGTATTAGTGAATTACTATCACAGCCTAACGTATCAAACAAATTGAATATTCTACCAGATTTTTCAGATACTGAAAGTCTGATTACATTATTCATCATTCCATTTGCCGTACAATGGTGGAGTACGTGGTATCCTGGTGCAGAACCAGGAGGAGGTGGATATATTGCACAGAGAATGTTAGCTGCTAAAGATGAAAAAAATGCAACTTGGGCTACGCTATTTTTTAATTTCGCTCACTACGCATTACGTCCATGGCCATGGATTGTTGTTGGATTGGCGTCGTTAGTTTTATTCCCTGACTTACAAAGTATAAATGAGACCTTCCCTAACATTACAAAAGAAATGCAAGGAGAAGATGTTGCTTATGCAGCAATGATGACTTACTTACCAGCTGGGCTTTTAGGAATAGTTTTGACATCTTTAATAGCGGCATTTATGAGTACAATTTCAACACAATTAAACTGGGGAAGTTCTTATGTGGTTAATGATTTTTATGCGCGTTTTGTAAACACAAACGCATCAGAAAAACAAAAAGTAGTTGTTGGAAGAATCACTACAGCATTACTCATGTTATGTGCTGCCTTATTTTCATTTTACTTGCAATCTGCCAAAGATGTATTTGACTTACTATTACAAATCGGAGCAGGAACAGGTTTATTATTTATTTTAAGATGGTTCTGGCACAGAATTAACCCATATAGCGAAATTGCAGCAATGATTATATCATTCTCTATAGCCATTTTCTTTTTTATCAATGGAAAACTAGATGATCCATTTATTTCTATTCCAGGATATATGCAATTAGTATTGGGTGTAAGTATAACTACAGTCGGATGGATTTTAGTTACTCTATTAACCAAACCAACTCAAGAAGAAACATTAAAGAATTTCAACACTCTAATTTTTGGTTCAGAAAATAAATTTAAAAACATCGGTAGTAAAGTAGTTGCTTTCTTTACTGGAACAATTGGAATTTATTGCTTTTTATTCGCTACTGGAAATTGGATCTATGGAGAAACAGTTAAAGCTGTAATCTTATCAGTTGTTTCTATAGTTTGTATGATTATAATTCAACAATTATGGAAAAGAAAGTTATTGGAATAA
- the pfkA gene encoding 6-phosphofructokinase produces MGNKIKKIAVMTSGGDSPGMNAAIRSVVRACAYYRTECIGIYRGYQGMIEGDFVSLSARSVNNIIHKGGTILKSARSNDFRTEEGRKKAFENLQEHGIDGLVVIGGDGSFTGGVVFNSEYDFPVIGIPGTIDNDIYGTSHTLGYDTALNTAMEAIDKIRDTASSHNRLFFVEVMGRDAGFIALNAGVGAGAEEILVPEEDLGLERMLESLKKSRRSGKSSSIVVVAEGDKSGKNVYQLADYVEENMPEYEVRVSVLGHMQRGGSPSCFDRVLASRLGVKAVELIIDGKSNLMVGLRDNKVVATDLEKAIKGQHSIDKELLRVSDIMTT; encoded by the coding sequence ATGGGAAATAAAATTAAAAAAATAGCAGTAATGACATCAGGAGGAGATTCTCCTGGAATGAACGCAGCAATTAGATCTGTAGTAAGAGCATGTGCATATTACAGAACGGAATGTATTGGTATTTATAGAGGATATCAAGGTATGATTGAAGGTGATTTTGTAAGTCTTTCTGCAAGAAGTGTAAATAATATAATTCATAAAGGAGGAACTATATTAAAATCAGCAAGATCAAATGATTTTAGAACCGAAGAAGGAAGAAAAAAAGCATTTGAGAATTTACAAGAACATGGGATTGACGGGTTGGTTGTTATTGGAGGAGATGGTTCTTTTACAGGAGGTGTAGTATTTAATAGTGAATATGATTTTCCGGTTATAGGAATTCCGGGAACTATTGATAATGACATTTACGGTACATCACATACTTTAGGATATGATACTGCTTTAAATACAGCAATGGAGGCTATCGATAAAATTAGAGATACAGCATCTTCTCATAATAGATTATTCTTCGTAGAAGTAATGGGAAGAGATGCAGGTTTTATCGCATTAAACGCAGGAGTAGGAGCAGGAGCAGAGGAAATACTAGTTCCTGAAGAAGATCTTGGTTTAGAAAGAATGCTAGAGTCTTTAAAGAAAAGTAGACGATCAGGAAAGTCATCTAGTATAGTTGTTGTAGCTGAAGGTGATAAATCTGGTAAGAATGTATACCAATTAGCCGACTATGTAGAAGAAAATATGCCAGAATATGAAGTAAGAGTTTCTGTGTTAGGGCATATGCAAAGAGGTGGATCACCATCTTGTTTTGATCGCGTATTAGCATCTCGATTAGGAGTGAAGGCTGTTGAGTTAATAATTGACGGTAAATCTAACTTAATGGTAGGGTTACGTGATAATAAAGTTGTTGCTACAGATTTAGAAAAAGCAATTAAAGGGCAACATTCAATTGATAAAGAATTGTTAAGAGTGTCGGATATAATGACGACATAA
- the gap gene encoding type I glyceraldehyde-3-phosphate dehydrogenase, translated as MIKIGINGFGRIGRLAFRSAMQRDNVQVVAINDLLDVEYLAYLLKYDSVHGRFNGTVEVKDGNLVVNGQSIRITADRNPENLKWDEAGADYVIESTGFFLTKEKAGLHIKGGAKKVIISAPSKDANMYVMGVNHNELGKDEAIFSNASCTTNCLAPLAKVVHDHFGLEEGLMTTIHSATSGQDAVDGPNSKWRRGRSVLRNMIPTSTGAAVAVTKVIPELEGKLTGMAVRVPTADVSLVDLTFRTKKATSLKEILEKLEEASKGEFKNIIGYTDEEVVSQDFVSDIRTSIIDAGASIELNENFFKIISWYDNEYGYATKIVDLLEHAASM; from the coding sequence ATGATAAAAATAGGAATTAATGGATTTGGGAGAATCGGACGTTTAGCGTTTCGTTCTGCAATGCAAAGAGATAATGTACAAGTAGTAGCTATAAATGATTTATTAGACGTAGAATATTTAGCATACTTATTAAAATATGATTCTGTTCATGGACGTTTCAACGGAACTGTTGAGGTGAAAGATGGAAACTTAGTTGTGAATGGTCAATCAATTAGAATTACTGCAGATAGAAATCCTGAGAATTTAAAATGGGATGAAGCTGGAGCAGATTACGTAATCGAATCTACAGGTTTCTTTTTAACTAAAGAAAAAGCTGGTTTACATATAAAAGGAGGAGCGAAAAAAGTTATTATTTCTGCACCTTCTAAAGATGCCAACATGTATGTTATGGGAGTAAACCATAATGAACTAGGAAAAGATGAAGCTATCTTTTCAAATGCATCATGTACTACAAACTGTTTAGCTCCGTTAGCTAAAGTTGTTCATGATCACTTCGGATTAGAAGAAGGGTTAATGACAACAATTCACTCTGCAACTTCTGGACAAGATGCAGTTGATGGACCAAATTCAAAATGGAGAAGAGGACGTTCGGTATTAAGAAATATGATTCCTACATCTACAGGAGCTGCTGTTGCTGTAACTAAGGTAATTCCAGAATTAGAAGGTAAATTAACTGGAATGGCTGTACGTGTACCTACTGCAGATGTTTCTTTAGTTGATTTAACGTTTAGAACTAAAAAAGCAACTTCTTTAAAAGAGATTTTAGAAAAGTTAGAAGAGGCTTCTAAAGGAGAATTTAAAAATATCATCGGTTATACAGATGAAGAAGTAGTTTCTCAAGATTTCGTATCAGATATTAGAACTTCAATTATTGATGCTGGAGCTAGTATTGAATTAAACGAAAATTTCTTTAAAATCATCTCATGGTATGATAATGAGTATGGTTATGCTACTAAAATAGTGGATTTATTGGAGCATGCTGCTTCTATGTAA
- a CDS encoding outer membrane beta-barrel protein has protein sequence MKKLTFTFLFIVATTVMYSQTKIGLQAAYGTNTDFGIGAKASFGISDKFLASPSINYFFGESVQGASTSVLGINADAHYIVSDNNGLSLYPLAGINFTRSSATVLGISASSTEIGFNVGGGLNYELSSSLTGVFEAKYVLSAFDQAIFSVGVLYNL, from the coding sequence ATGAAAAAATTAACATTTACTTTTTTATTTATAGTAGCAACTACTGTAATGTATTCTCAAACAAAAATTGGACTTCAAGCTGCTTACGGAACAAACACAGACTTTGGTATTGGAGCTAAAGCATCTTTCGGAATATCTGACAAATTCTTAGCTTCTCCATCTATTAATTACTTTTTTGGTGAAAGCGTTCAAGGAGCTAGCACTTCGGTATTAGGAATAAATGCCGATGCTCATTATATCGTCTCAGATAACAATGGTTTATCATTATATCCTTTAGCTGGAATTAACTTCACACGTTCTAGTGCCACTGTTTTAGGGATCAGTGCTTCTTCAACAGAAATCGGATTTAACGTTGGTGGTGGTTTAAACTATGAACTGTCTTCATCTCTAACAGGAGTATTCGAGGCTAAGTATGTTTTAAGCGCTTTTGATCAAGCGATATTCAGTGTTGGAGTACTTTATAATTTATAA